A genomic segment from Cyprinus carpio isolate SPL01 chromosome A4, ASM1834038v1, whole genome shotgun sequence encodes:
- the LOC109065341 gene encoding probable tRNA N6-adenosine threonylcarbamoyltransferase isoform X2: MVLQPASVRNMTVVIGFEGSANKIGVGIIRDGEVLSNPRRTYITPPGQGFLPGETAKHHRSVILTVLQEALDEAGLKAEDIDCVAYTKGPGMGAPLVTVAIVARTVAQLWGKPLLGVNHCIGHIEMGRLITNAQNPTVLYVSGGNTQVIAYSERRYRIFGETIDIAVGNCLDRFARVIKISNDPSPGYNIEQMAKKGTKYIELPYTVKGMDVSFSGILSYIEDAAHKMLSTSQCTPEDLCFSLQETVFAMLVEITERAMAHCGSQEVLIVGGVGCNLRLQEMMGVMCKERGARLFATDESFCIDNGAMIAQAGWEMFCSGHVTELSDSWITQRYRTDEVEVTWRD, from the exons ATGGTCCTTCAACCAGCGAGTGTGCG CAACATGACTGTGGTGATTGGATTTGAGGGCAGTGCTAATAAGATTGGTGTGGGTATCATCAGAGATGGGGAAGTTCTGTCAAACCCCAGGCGCACTTACATCACCCCACCTGGCCAAG GGTTCCTGCCTGGTGAGACGGCCAAACACCATCGTAGTGTGATTCTCACTGTGCTCCAGGAGGCACTAGATGAAGCAGGACTGAAAGCTGAAGATATTGACTGTGTGGCGTACACTAAAG GGCCTGGAATGGGGGCTCCTCTGGTAACAGTAGCGATTGTGGCCAGGACAGTCGCCCAGTTGTGGGGAAAGCCATTGTTGGGGGTAAACCACTGTATTGGACACATAGAGATGGGCCGTTTGATCACCAACGCCCAAAACCCCACTGTGCTGTATGTGAGTGGAGGAAATACTCAG GTTATTGCATATTCTGAACGACGTTACAGAATATTTGGAGAAACTATTGATATTGCTGTGGGAAACTGCCTGGACCGGTTTGCAAGGGTCATCAAG ATATCAAATGATCCCAGTCCTGGTTACAACATTGAACAGATGGCAAAGAA AGGCACCAAGTATATAGAGCTGCCTTATACAGTGAAGGGTATGGATGTGTCATTTTCTGGGATTTTGTCCTATATAGAG GACGCTGCTCACAAAATGTTGAGTACAAGTCAATGTACACCTGAGGATTTGTGTTTCTCTCTACAA GAGACTGTGTTCGCTATGCTGGTGGAGATCACAGAAAGAGCCATGGCTCACTGCGGCTCTCAGGAGGTTCTGATCGTCGGTGGAGTCGGCT GTAACCTGCGTCTGCAGGAGATGATGGGGGTCATGTGTAAGGAGAGAGGTGCACGACTTTTTGCCACAGATGAGAG CTTTTGTATAGACAATGGAGCAATGATTGCACAGGCAGGATGGGAAATGTTCTGCTCGGGTCACGTCACAGAGCTGTCAGACTCCTGGATCACACAAAG
- the LOC109065341 gene encoding probable tRNA N6-adenosine threonylcarbamoyltransferase isoform X1, whose product MNFPINFIQAFSKAILAVVMVLQPASVRSNMTVVIGFEGSANKIGVGIIRDGEVLSNPRRTYITPPGQGFLPGETAKHHRSVILTVLQEALDEAGLKAEDIDCVAYTKGPGMGAPLVTVAIVARTVAQLWGKPLLGVNHCIGHIEMGRLITNAQNPTVLYVSGGNTQVIAYSERRYRIFGETIDIAVGNCLDRFARVIKISNDPSPGYNIEQMAKKGTKYIELPYTVKGMDVSFSGILSYIEDAAHKMLSTSQCTPEDLCFSLQETVFAMLVEITERAMAHCGSQEVLIVGGVGCNLRLQEMMGVMCKERGARLFATDESFCIDNGAMIAQAGWEMFCSGHVTELSDSWITQRYRTDEVEVTWRD is encoded by the exons atgaattTTCCCATCAATTTCATCCAGGCATTTAGTAAAGCCATATTAGCTGTTGTTATGGTCCTTCAACCAGCGAGTGTGCG CAGCAACATGACTGTGGTGATTGGATTTGAGGGCAGTGCTAATAAGATTGGTGTGGGTATCATCAGAGATGGGGAAGTTCTGTCAAACCCCAGGCGCACTTACATCACCCCACCTGGCCAAG GGTTCCTGCCTGGTGAGACGGCCAAACACCATCGTAGTGTGATTCTCACTGTGCTCCAGGAGGCACTAGATGAAGCAGGACTGAAAGCTGAAGATATTGACTGTGTGGCGTACACTAAAG GGCCTGGAATGGGGGCTCCTCTGGTAACAGTAGCGATTGTGGCCAGGACAGTCGCCCAGTTGTGGGGAAAGCCATTGTTGGGGGTAAACCACTGTATTGGACACATAGAGATGGGCCGTTTGATCACCAACGCCCAAAACCCCACTGTGCTGTATGTGAGTGGAGGAAATACTCAG GTTATTGCATATTCTGAACGACGTTACAGAATATTTGGAGAAACTATTGATATTGCTGTGGGAAACTGCCTGGACCGGTTTGCAAGGGTCATCAAG ATATCAAATGATCCCAGTCCTGGTTACAACATTGAACAGATGGCAAAGAA AGGCACCAAGTATATAGAGCTGCCTTATACAGTGAAGGGTATGGATGTGTCATTTTCTGGGATTTTGTCCTATATAGAG GACGCTGCTCACAAAATGTTGAGTACAAGTCAATGTACACCTGAGGATTTGTGTTTCTCTCTACAA GAGACTGTGTTCGCTATGCTGGTGGAGATCACAGAAAGAGCCATGGCTCACTGCGGCTCTCAGGAGGTTCTGATCGTCGGTGGAGTCGGCT GTAACCTGCGTCTGCAGGAGATGATGGGGGTCATGTGTAAGGAGAGAGGTGCACGACTTTTTGCCACAGATGAGAG CTTTTGTATAGACAATGGAGCAATGATTGCACAGGCAGGATGGGAAATGTTCTGCTCGGGTCACGTCACAGAGCTGTCAGACTCCTGGATCACACAAAG
- the LOC109065330 gene encoding DNA-(apurinic or apyrimidinic site) endonuclease: MPKRAKKNEEAVDGETGNGAEPAKKEKKGKEPEAPILYEDPPDKMTSKDGRAANMKITSWNVDGLRAWVKKNGLDWVRKEDPDVLCLQETKCAEKALPSEITNMPEYPHKYWAGSEDKEGYSGVAMLCKTEPLNVTYGIGKEEHDKEGRVITAEFPSFFLVTAYVPNASRGLVRLDYRKTWDVDFRAYLSDLDKRKPLVLCGDLNVAHQEIDLKNPKGNRKNAGFTPEEREGFTELLKAGFTDSFRELYPEQANAYTFWTYMMNARGKNVGWRLDYFLLSSALLPGLCDSKIRNTAMGSDHCPITLHLAM; this comes from the exons ATGCCTAAAAGAGCCAAGAAGAATGAGGAAGCTGTGGATGGGGAGACTGGCAATGGAGCTG AACctgcaaagaaagagaaaaaggggAAGGAGCCAGAGGCTCCAATTCTGTACGAAGATCCTCCTGATAAGATGACCAGTAAGGACGGCCGTGCGGCCAACATGAAGATCACCTCGTGGAATGTGGACGGTCTGCGTGCATGGGTCAAAAAGAATGGCCTTGAT TGGGTGCGTAAGGAGGATCCAGACGTGCTTTGTCTGCAAGAAACAAAGTGTGCTGAGAAAGCCCTGCCATCTGAGATCACGAACATGCCTGAGTATCCGCACAAGTACTGGGCTGGATCAGAGGATAAGGAAGGTTACAGCGGAGTGGCCATGCTCTGCAAGACCGAACCGCTCAATGTCACCTACGGTATTG GTAAAGAGGAACATGATAAAGAGGGCCGAGTTATCACTGCTGAGTTTCCGTCTTTCTTCCTGGTCACGGCATATGTGCCCAATGCCAGCCGTGGTTTGGTGCGTCTCGACTACCGCAAGACCTGGGACGTGGATTTCCGTGCCTACCTGAGCGACTTGGACAAGCGCAAGCCCCTGGTGCTATGTGGAGATCTGAATGTGGCCCACCAAGAGATTGATCTCAAAAACCCCAAGGGTAACCGCAAGAACGCAGGCTTCACCCCCGAGGAACGTGAGGGCTTCACCGAACTTCTCAAGGCCGGTTTTACCGACAGTTTTCGGGAGCTGTATCCAGAACAAGCCAATGCCTACACCTTCTGGACCTACATGATGAATGCACGAGGCAAAAACGTCGGCTGGCGTTTGGACTACTTTTTGCTGTCGTCTGCCTTACTCCCAGGTCTGTGTGACAGCAAGATCCGAAATACGGCCATGGGAAGTGACCACTGTCCTATTACCCTGCATTTGGCCATGTAG